A DNA window from Haliovirga abyssi contains the following coding sequences:
- a CDS encoding amino acid ABC transporter permease: MVYNFHFEVVAKNLPFLLKGAENTLLLSAITIVTSIILGIIVGVFRTFGKSKIENKNIRGRLIFGVKFLVYYIATIYVEIIRGTPLLVQIFMVYFGLPSLGIEINAWPAGLIALTLNSGAYIAEIVRSGIESVDGGQVEASRSLGFNYFETLLYIILPQAIKMIIPPLTSQFAALIKDTSLVSIIAISDLTFTGQQVITRTFRSFEVWIAVAVIYLIMTLAVSLVSKHFERRGDMK, translated from the coding sequence ATGGTATATAATTTTCATTTTGAAGTAGTTGCAAAAAATTTGCCTTTTTTACTAAAGGGTGCAGAAAATACACTATTATTATCAGCAATTACAATTGTAACATCAATTATATTAGGAATTATAGTTGGGGTATTTAGAACATTCGGAAAAAGTAAAATAGAAAATAAAAATATTAGAGGTAGGCTAATCTTTGGGGTTAAGTTTTTAGTATACTATATTGCTACAATATATGTAGAAATAATAAGAGGAACTCCTTTACTAGTCCAAATTTTTATGGTTTATTTTGGGCTTCCTAGTCTAGGAATAGAGATAAATGCTTGGCCTGCTGGCTTAATAGCGTTGACATTAAATAGTGGTGCGTATATAGCTGAAATAGTTCGTTCAGGGATAGAATCTGTAGATGGTGGACAAGTTGAGGCTTCTAGATCTTTAGGATTTAATTATTTTGAGACTTTATTATATATAATTTTACCGCAAGCAATAAAAATGATAATTCCGCCTTTAACAAGTCAATTTGCAGCATTAATAAAAGACACTTCACTTGTATCAATAATTGCAATAAGTGATTTAACTTTTACAGGGCAACAAGTTATTACAAGAACGTTTAGATCATTTGAAGTTTGGATTGCAGTTGCTGTGATATACCTTATAATGACATTAGCAGTGTCTTTAGTATCTAAGCATTTTGAAAGAAGAGGTGATATGAAATGA
- a CDS encoding transporter substrate-binding domain-containing protein: MKKVLLSLFSLVLVLSFAGCGESKEANNFDSRAKLAKDSVLEKVLKSGTLKVGLEAGYLPFEFMSKDGKLIGFDVDLAKEMGKELGVKVEFVNTAWDGIIPSLQLGKYDIITSGMTRTLQRALSVNFTEPYYETGQVIMVRKGETRFNSYKDLNNPAIKVAVKLGTTSDIVSGKMLKKAKRIPFKTEADAAMALRTKKVDAMVYDKPFISDYVEKFNDVKMMPELFSKEFFGFAIKKGDPDFLNWLNLFIAEIKANGTYEELYNKWFVEKEYKK, translated from the coding sequence ATGAAAAAAGTGCTATTAAGTTTATTCAGTTTAGTTTTAGTTTTATCGTTTGCAGGATGTGGAGAAAGCAAAGAAGCAAACAATTTTGATTCAAGAGCTAAATTAGCAAAAGATTCAGTATTAGAAAAAGTTTTAAAATCAGGGACGTTAAAAGTGGGATTAGAAGCTGGTTATTTACCATTTGAATTTATGTCAAAAGATGGGAAATTAATAGGATTTGATGTAGATTTAGCAAAAGAGATGGGAAAAGAACTTGGAGTAAAAGTTGAATTTGTAAATACTGCTTGGGATGGTATAATACCAAGTTTACAATTAGGGAAATATGATATAATAACATCTGGTATGACAAGAACTTTACAAAGAGCATTAAGTGTGAATTTTACAGAGCCATATTATGAAACTGGTCAAGTTATAATGGTTAGAAAAGGTGAAACTAGATTTAACTCTTATAAAGATTTAAATAATCCAGCAATAAAAGTAGCTGTAAAATTGGGAACTACATCTGATATTGTAAGTGGAAAAATGTTGAAAAAAGCAAAAAGAATTCCATTTAAAACAGAAGCAGATGCAGCAATGGCTTTAAGAACGAAAAAAGTGGATGCAATGGTTTATGATAAACCATTTATATCAGATTATGTAGAAAAATTTAATGATGTAAAAATGATGCCTGAATTATTCAGTAAAGAATTTTTTGGATTTGCAATTAAAAAAGGAGATCCAGATTTCTTAAATTGGTTAAATTTATTTATAGCTGAAATAAAAGCAAACGGAACTTACGAAGAATTATACAATAAATGGTTTGTTGAAAAAGAATACAAAAAGTAA